The proteins below come from a single Pseudarthrobacter sp. SSS035 genomic window:
- a CDS encoding alpha/beta fold hydrolase: protein MRTAEHYFTVPLDHFAPGSGDDAEAITVFAREYVSSAHTQAEAEELPWLVFLQGGPGGRGNRLASLGGWSKAAARDFRILMLDQRGTGLSTPLDRNTLAARGTAEAQAAYLEHFRADSIVADAELIRAALGSGPWSIYGQSYGGFCALTYLSFAPDGLKEALITGGLAPLAGHADDVYRATFARVAARNTEYFSWYPEDRRTVNAIASHLRQAEEFLPDGGRLTVERFQMVGSFLGGNTRVDGLHYLLEDAFTETPQGNLSDAFLEQVQGIVSRLANPLYALLHESIYGQGQATDWAAWRVLQENPAFHPDAEALLLTGEMVYPWYFEQDPALVPLRQVAHLLAAKTDWKPLYDPAQLAANSVPVAAAVYQDDIYVDRSLSMDTAAAVRGLRVWETADFHHDGIADDGEAIFGRLLGMVRSVAGSAGS from the coding sequence ATGCGCACCGCCGAGCACTACTTCACCGTTCCCTTGGACCACTTCGCTCCAGGGAGCGGCGACGACGCCGAGGCTATCACCGTCTTCGCCCGTGAGTACGTCTCGTCGGCCCACACCCAGGCTGAAGCCGAAGAGCTTCCCTGGCTGGTGTTCCTCCAGGGCGGGCCGGGCGGCCGCGGCAACCGGCTGGCTTCGCTGGGCGGCTGGAGCAAGGCGGCTGCCCGGGACTTCCGGATCCTGATGCTGGACCAGCGCGGCACCGGGCTGTCGACCCCCCTTGACCGGAACACGCTGGCCGCGCGCGGAACGGCCGAAGCGCAGGCCGCGTACCTTGAGCATTTCCGTGCGGATTCCATCGTGGCCGACGCGGAGCTCATCCGCGCGGCGCTCGGCTCCGGCCCCTGGAGCATCTACGGCCAAAGCTACGGCGGATTCTGCGCGCTGACTTACCTGTCTTTTGCCCCGGACGGGCTGAAGGAGGCTCTCATCACGGGCGGGCTTGCGCCGCTCGCCGGCCATGCCGACGACGTCTACCGCGCCACGTTCGCGCGCGTTGCAGCCCGCAACACCGAGTACTTCAGCTGGTATCCGGAGGACCGCCGGACAGTGAACGCGATCGCATCGCACCTCCGGCAGGCCGAAGAGTTCCTTCCCGACGGCGGCCGGCTCACGGTTGAACGGTTCCAGATGGTGGGCTCCTTCCTGGGCGGAAACACGCGGGTGGACGGCCTGCACTACCTGCTGGAAGACGCCTTCACCGAGACACCACAGGGGAACCTCTCCGATGCCTTCCTGGAGCAGGTCCAGGGCATCGTGTCCCGCCTGGCGAACCCGCTCTATGCCCTGCTGCATGAGTCCATCTACGGGCAGGGACAGGCGACCGACTGGGCTGCCTGGCGTGTGCTGCAGGAAAATCCGGCATTCCATCCGGATGCGGAGGCGCTGCTGCTGACCGGCGAGATGGTGTACCCGTGGTATTTCGAACAGGATCCCGCCTTGGTGCCGCTGCGGCAGGTGGCCCATCTGCTGGCCGCCAAAACGGACTGGAAGCCGCTGTATGACCCCGCACAGTTGGCCGCGAACAGCGTGCCGGTTGCCGCCGCGGTCTACCAGGACGACATTTACGTGGACCGCAGCCTGTCAATGGACACGGCGGCTGCTGTGCGCGGACTCCGGGTATGGGAGACGGCCGACTTCCACCATGACGGCATAGCGGACGACGGCGAGGCTATTTTCGGGCGGCTGCTGGGTATGGTGCGCTCGGTTGCCGGCTCAGCCGGCAGCTGA
- a CDS encoding MFS transporter, whose protein sequence is MARTLITERGVRQVQRRTVVLLSAAQVFGGIGTGATVSIGSILAVELSGSSVWAGAVATVMTLGAALTALPLASLADRRGRRAGQVTGLSAALAGTVLIVLSVVSGLFVLLVLGAVGIGVGTAASLQARFAAVDLADAEHRGRALSAVVWAVTVGAVAGPNLIQPGTVVGLALGLPPVAGPFVISAAGLLLAIVLLFAGLRPDPLLLAREIAAWDLATQDLATQDLATQEPAALDLDAQPDGGKMQGTPPRTANQQGATARNAAGGSLVRGLRAIRQSRASWLALAAVVGAHAVMVGVMSMTPLHLQELVAGPGASHAGHAASGDVLVIIGFTISLHIAGMFALSPVMGWLTDKAGRTETIMIGFATLIAAVAVAGFGQTSTVAVAVGLVLLGMGWSAATISGSTLLAESVPQESRVVVQGVSDMLMGAAGAVGGATSGLILSWAGYLGLNMAGGLVGAAVLSAAVVALMARRRSPAAGSAAG, encoded by the coding sequence ATGGCCCGCACGCTGATCACGGAAAGAGGAGTGCGCCAGGTGCAACGGCGCACCGTGGTGCTGCTGAGCGCGGCCCAGGTTTTCGGTGGCATCGGCACCGGAGCCACGGTTTCGATTGGTTCCATCCTGGCCGTGGAACTTTCCGGTTCCAGCGTGTGGGCGGGTGCCGTGGCCACGGTTATGACATTGGGGGCCGCGCTGACAGCACTGCCTCTTGCCTCGCTGGCGGACCGGCGGGGCCGTCGGGCCGGGCAGGTCACGGGGCTTTCCGCCGCCCTGGCCGGCACAGTTCTGATAGTGCTGTCGGTGGTGTCCGGCTTGTTCGTCCTTCTGGTGCTGGGGGCGGTGGGCATCGGGGTGGGTACCGCGGCCAGCCTGCAGGCACGCTTCGCCGCCGTCGACCTTGCGGACGCTGAACACCGCGGCAGGGCGCTTTCCGCCGTGGTGTGGGCTGTGACGGTCGGCGCCGTGGCCGGACCCAACCTGATCCAGCCCGGCACCGTGGTGGGCCTGGCACTCGGCCTGCCTCCCGTCGCCGGACCGTTCGTGATCTCCGCAGCCGGACTCCTGCTGGCCATTGTGCTGCTTTTCGCTGGTCTCAGGCCGGACCCGCTCCTGCTCGCGCGGGAAATCGCCGCCTGGGATCTTGCCACTCAGGATCTTGCCACTCAGGATCTTGCCACTCAGGAACCCGCCGCGCTGGATCTCGACGCCCAGCCAGATGGCGGGAAGATGCAGGGCACGCCACCACGTACGGCAAATCAGCAAGGCGCCACCGCGCGCAACGCAGCCGGGGGATCGCTCGTCCGCGGGCTGCGGGCAATCCGCCAGTCCAGGGCTTCCTGGCTGGCGCTTGCCGCCGTCGTCGGAGCGCACGCCGTGATGGTGGGCGTGATGTCCATGACCCCGCTGCATTTGCAGGAACTCGTAGCCGGGCCTGGTGCCTCCCATGCCGGCCACGCCGCCTCCGGCGATGTCCTGGTGATCATCGGCTTCACCATCTCCCTGCATATCGCAGGCATGTTCGCGTTGTCGCCGGTTATGGGCTGGCTGACGGACAAGGCAGGCAGGACTGAGACCATCATGATCGGCTTCGCCACGCTGATCGCTGCCGTCGCCGTCGCAGGATTTGGCCAGACGTCCACCGTCGCGGTGGCCGTGGGACTTGTGCTGCTGGGCATGGGCTGGTCTGCGGCCACCATTTCCGGGTCCACGCTGCTGGCGGAGAGCGTCCCGCAGGAGTCCCGCGTGGTGGTCCAGGGGGTGTCGGACATGCTGATGGGCGCTGCAGGTGCGGTGGGCGGGGCCACTTCCGGACTGATCCTCAGCTGGGCCGGCTACCTGGGGCTCAATATGGCAGGCGGACTGGTGGGGGCTGCTGTACTGAGCGCCGCCGTCGTTGCCCTGATGGCGCGCCGCCGCAGCCCGGCGGCCGGCTCAGCTGCCGGCTGA
- a CDS encoding GNAT family N-acetyltransferase, translating to MSVIRPATRQDVPAILQMINELAIYEKEPDAVRNTPEMLAEVLFGENPRVFATMAENSAGEVRGFALWFLNYSTWEGVHGIYLEDLYVSPHARGEGHGKALLQHLAATAVERGYARVEWSVLDWNEPSINFYRSLGARPLDGWSTFRLTGDALESFGTRTAASIRG from the coding sequence ATGAGTGTAATCCGCCCCGCCACCCGGCAAGACGTCCCCGCCATTCTGCAGATGATCAACGAACTGGCCATTTACGAAAAGGAACCGGACGCGGTCCGCAACACACCGGAAATGCTGGCTGAGGTCCTGTTCGGCGAGAACCCGCGCGTGTTTGCCACGATGGCTGAGAACAGCGCAGGCGAGGTCCGGGGTTTCGCGCTCTGGTTCCTGAACTACTCCACCTGGGAAGGCGTCCACGGCATCTACCTGGAAGACCTCTACGTCAGCCCGCACGCCCGCGGCGAGGGCCACGGCAAGGCGCTCCTGCAGCACCTGGCCGCCACCGCCGTCGAGAGGGGCTACGCCCGGGTTGAGTGGAGCGTCCTGGACTGGAACGAACCGTCCATCAACTTCTACCGCAGCCTCGGCGCCCGCCCCCTGGATGGCTGGTCCACGTTCCGGCTGACCGGCGACGCGCTGGAGAGCTTTGGCACCAGAACGGCAGCGTCCATCCGTGGCTGA
- a CDS encoding CoA transferase, protein MDSVPDLTGSLRVVEALKAQPVAPSNGPRQWWKGPLDVEGLALGAVQAAATSLNALVGVPGRYSMASGATAAAFDSLGHLRIAGGKPEGFAPMSGFRRTSDGWIRLHANYPHHAARLTSSLSVSTPQDVEHALLGMTSVAAEEAITANNGVAAAVRTRDEWIATPMYGTASSGPWIRISRPPPSASESPQLSRWVPSAVPRHPLAGLKVLDLTRVIAGPTATRLLGALGADVLRIDPPQLPELSDVFIDSGFDKRSAEADLRDPSAMEAVRLLIGSADVVVTGYRDGGLDPFGLAPEALLLARPDLVIVTLSAWGSGGPWNRRRGFDSLVQAACGIAELYGRTTDDGWQPGALPVQALDHATGYGLAAAAIALLAERLRSGRGGAARLSLARTAEELFRLPAVAGHGGSLPDPDLRVMDSPYGRLRYVGPPIMSDGVPLEYSNGPVRYGTSQLRWQ, encoded by the coding sequence ATGGACTCCGTCCCCGACCTGACCGGCAGCCTTCGGGTTGTGGAAGCCCTGAAGGCCCAGCCCGTGGCACCTTCCAACGGTCCACGGCAGTGGTGGAAGGGCCCGCTGGACGTCGAGGGACTGGCTTTGGGGGCGGTCCAGGCAGCAGCGACGTCGTTGAACGCGCTTGTTGGCGTTCCGGGCAGGTACTCAATGGCATCCGGAGCCACCGCGGCGGCGTTCGATTCGCTGGGACACCTGCGGATCGCGGGCGGGAAACCCGAAGGGTTCGCTCCGATGTCCGGCTTTCGGCGCACGTCGGACGGCTGGATCCGCCTGCACGCCAACTACCCCCACCACGCAGCCCGGCTGACGTCGTCCCTCTCCGTGAGCACACCACAGGACGTGGAACACGCCCTGTTAGGAATGACGTCCGTGGCCGCCGAGGAAGCCATCACGGCAAACAACGGCGTCGCTGCTGCCGTGCGCACACGGGACGAGTGGATCGCGACCCCCATGTATGGGACGGCCAGCTCCGGTCCATGGATCAGAATCTCGCGTCCGCCGCCGTCAGCCAGTGAAAGTCCGCAGCTCTCCCGGTGGGTTCCATCGGCAGTTCCACGCCACCCCCTGGCCGGGCTCAAGGTGCTGGACCTGACGCGCGTCATTGCGGGGCCCACTGCCACACGCCTCCTGGGCGCCCTGGGCGCAGACGTTCTGCGCATCGACCCGCCCCAGCTTCCGGAGTTGAGCGATGTGTTCATTGACTCGGGCTTTGACAAGCGCAGCGCCGAGGCGGACCTCCGGGATCCTTCCGCCATGGAAGCGGTCAGGCTTCTCATTGGGTCTGCCGACGTGGTGGTCACGGGCTACCGCGACGGCGGGCTGGACCCTTTTGGGCTGGCGCCCGAAGCGCTGTTGCTTGCCCGGCCAGACCTCGTCATAGTCACTCTGAGTGCCTGGGGCAGCGGCGGCCCTTGGAACCGACGGCGCGGTTTTGACAGCCTGGTACAGGCCGCTTGCGGCATTGCCGAACTGTATGGCCGCACGACTGATGACGGGTGGCAGCCGGGGGCGCTTCCAGTGCAGGCACTGGATCATGCCACCGGTTATGGCCTGGCGGCGGCAGCAATTGCCCTGCTGGCCGAACGGCTCCGAAGCGGACGTGGCGGCGCTGCCCGGCTTTCCCTGGCCCGCACCGCTGAAGAATTGTTCCGGCTGCCCGCAGTGGCCGGTCACGGCGGTTCCCTGCCTGACCCGGACCTCCGCGTGATGGACAGCCCCTACGGTCGCCTGCGATATGTTGGGCCGCCCATCATGTCGGACGGCGTGCCGCTGGAATACAGCAACGGACCCGTCCGCTACGGAACATCGCAGCTTCGCTGGCAATAG
- a CDS encoding TerC family protein, which yields MPELPVWFEVGSLVVLGLILLIDLLLVVRRPHEPSMKEAGLWVAFYVSLALLFAGAMFFFTGAEFGGQFVAGWVTEYSLSIDNLFVFIIIMARFSVPRKYQQEVLMVGIIIALILRGIFILLGAIVIEQFSWVFYIFGAFLLWTAWKQAQDEGEDEEDKENPLIARIRKVIPMSEKFDGGKLRTTVDGKKVFTPMLIVFITIGLTDLLFAVDSIPAIFGLTQSPFIVFTANLFALMGLRQLYFLLGGLMNRLIYLKHALSFILAFIGVKLVLHAMHVNELPFINGGNHIEWAPEIPTFVSLAVIVGTIIVAVIASLLSSKAKTAHLDPRLEEDAKKSLSEAE from the coding sequence GTGCCCGAATTACCCGTGTGGTTCGAGGTCGGCTCACTTGTCGTCCTTGGCCTGATCCTCCTCATTGACCTTCTGCTGGTCGTCCGACGCCCCCACGAGCCTTCCATGAAGGAAGCCGGCCTGTGGGTTGCGTTCTACGTCTCCCTGGCCCTGCTGTTCGCCGGGGCCATGTTCTTCTTTACCGGCGCCGAATTCGGCGGCCAGTTTGTGGCCGGCTGGGTCACTGAATACAGCCTCAGCATCGACAACCTGTTTGTCTTCATCATCATCATGGCCCGCTTCTCCGTGCCCCGTAAGTACCAGCAGGAAGTCCTGATGGTGGGCATCATCATCGCCCTGATCCTGCGCGGCATCTTCATCCTCCTCGGCGCCATCGTGATCGAGCAGTTCAGCTGGGTGTTCTACATCTTTGGCGCGTTCCTGCTCTGGACCGCCTGGAAGCAGGCCCAGGACGAAGGCGAGGACGAAGAGGACAAGGAAAACCCGCTCATCGCCCGGATCCGCAAGGTCATCCCCATGTCGGAGAAGTTCGACGGCGGCAAGCTGCGCACCACGGTGGACGGCAAGAAGGTCTTCACCCCCATGCTGATCGTGTTCATCACCATCGGCCTGACCGACCTCCTTTTCGCCGTCGACTCGATTCCGGCGATCTTCGGCCTGACGCAGAGCCCGTTCATCGTCTTCACCGCCAACCTGTTCGCCCTGATGGGCCTGCGCCAGCTGTACTTCCTGCTGGGTGGCCTGATGAACCGCCTGATCTACCTGAAGCACGCGCTGTCCTTCATCCTGGCGTTCATCGGAGTGAAGCTGGTGCTCCACGCCATGCACGTGAACGAACTGCCGTTCATCAACGGCGGCAACCACATCGAGTGGGCCCCGGAGATTCCGACATTCGTCTCCCTGGCCGTCATCGTGGGCACCATCATCGTTGCCGTGATTGCCAGCCTCCTGAGCTCCAAGGCAAAGACGGCCCACCTGGACCCCCGCCTTGAGGAAGACGCCAAGAAGAGCCTCAGCGAAGCCGAGTAG
- a CDS encoding trans-aconitate 2-methyltransferase, with the protein MKWDPVKYVQFGDYRDRPFFDLTGRIQADRPQHVVDLGCGPGNLTATLARRWPEAQVVGLDSSREMLDKAAAHAARHAGLSFGLADIAAWTPPAETNVVVTNAALQWVPGHQEMLAGWLAALKPGAWFAMQVPGNFNAASHALMRELAGSARWSPQLDGVLRGGESVGEPADYLSIMLDAGCTADAWETTYQQVLTGTDPVLDWVRGTALRPVAAALSAEDGHAFEAEYAAALRAAYPATAHGTVFPFRRIFAVAQKQPGA; encoded by the coding sequence GTGAAGTGGGACCCCGTAAAGTACGTCCAGTTCGGCGATTACCGTGACCGGCCGTTTTTCGACCTGACGGGGCGGATCCAGGCCGACCGGCCACAGCACGTTGTGGACCTGGGATGTGGTCCGGGAAACCTCACGGCCACCCTTGCCCGGAGATGGCCGGAAGCGCAAGTGGTGGGGCTCGATTCGTCCAGGGAGATGCTGGACAAGGCCGCCGCGCACGCAGCCAGGCATGCGGGCCTCAGCTTCGGGCTGGCGGATATCGCAGCCTGGACGCCCCCGGCTGAAACCAACGTGGTGGTCACCAATGCCGCGCTTCAGTGGGTGCCGGGGCATCAGGAGATGCTGGCGGGCTGGCTGGCGGCGCTCAAGCCCGGTGCCTGGTTCGCCATGCAAGTGCCGGGGAACTTTAATGCCGCGTCCCATGCCCTGATGCGGGAACTCGCAGGTTCGGCACGCTGGTCGCCCCAGCTCGACGGCGTACTTCGCGGTGGAGAGTCCGTGGGGGAGCCCGCAGACTACCTCAGCATCATGCTGGACGCGGGCTGCACGGCAGACGCCTGGGAAACCACCTACCAGCAGGTCCTCACTGGGACGGATCCGGTGCTGGACTGGGTGCGGGGCACGGCGTTGCGCCCGGTCGCGGCGGCTCTTTCGGCCGAGGACGGGCACGCCTTTGAAGCGGAGTACGCTGCAGCCCTGCGGGCCGCATACCCGGCAACGGCACATGGCACGGTGTTTCCGTTCCGGCGTATCTTTGCCGTGGCGCAAAAACAGCCAGGCGCATAA
- a CDS encoding RNA helicase yields MKLVDQLPVLPASDPSGAGIDPDALYTQFLEWTESRGLELYAAQDEAIMEFATGANVILATPTGSGKSLVAIAAHFQAMARGQRSYYTAPIKALVSEKFFALCDIFGAENVGMITGDSGVNQNAPIICCTAEILANIALREGADAELGAVIMDEFHFYSDPQRGWAWQVPLLELPQAQFLLMSATLGDVSRFEAGITELTGRPTTTVSSAERPIPLHYYYHQTPVHETLEELLSTRQVPAYVVHFSQIEAIDRAQTLMSINVCTREEKDKIAELIANFRFAAGFGKTLNRLVRHGIGVHHAGMLPKYRRLVEQLAQAGLLKVICGTDTLGVGINVPIRTVLLTALSKYDGVRTRPLNSREFHQIAGRAGRAGYDTAGTVVVQAPEHVIENVKAMAKATAKFGDDQKKLRQVVKKKPPEGFVSWGEPTFKRLVESVPDPLTSSFSVTHSMLMNLMERPGDPFTAARRLLTENHETRSSQLRLMKKALGIYRELLAAEVVERIPAEEHGHDGRTVRLTVHLQANFALNQPLSPFALAALELLDPDSPSYALDVVSVIEATLEKPRQILSAQQKKARGEAIAAMKADGIEYDQRMAMLEEVTYPQPLAELLGEAFEVYRKAAPWVGDFELAPKSVVRDMYERAMNFGEFVQFYGLARSEGIVLRYLADCFKALRQTVPQDMLREDLEDLIAWLGELVRQVDSSLLDEWEELTSGAMPTPHDAPPPPPPSLTSNIRAFRVMVRNEMFRRVELFADENAAALGELDGGAGWDANRWEDVLDDYFDEHNDIGTGPDARGPGLLMITEEPGLWKVRQIFDDPASNHDWGISAEVDLAASDETGTAVVRVTDVNRL; encoded by the coding sequence ATGAAACTCGTTGACCAGCTGCCTGTCCTGCCCGCCTCAGACCCCTCCGGCGCAGGCATCGACCCGGACGCCCTGTACACCCAATTCCTTGAGTGGACCGAAAGCCGGGGCCTGGAACTGTACGCTGCCCAGGACGAGGCCATCATGGAGTTCGCCACCGGAGCCAACGTCATCCTCGCCACCCCGACGGGCTCCGGCAAATCGCTGGTGGCCATCGCGGCGCACTTCCAGGCCATGGCGCGGGGCCAGCGCAGTTACTACACCGCCCCCATTAAAGCGCTGGTCTCGGAGAAGTTTTTTGCCCTGTGCGACATCTTCGGTGCAGAAAACGTCGGCATGATCACGGGTGACTCCGGCGTCAACCAGAACGCACCGATCATCTGCTGCACGGCAGAAATTCTCGCGAACATCGCCCTCCGCGAAGGGGCCGACGCGGAACTCGGTGCGGTCATCATGGACGAATTCCATTTCTACTCCGACCCCCAGCGTGGTTGGGCCTGGCAGGTCCCGCTGCTGGAGCTCCCCCAGGCCCAGTTCCTTCTGATGTCCGCAACCCTGGGTGATGTCAGCCGGTTCGAGGCCGGCATCACCGAACTTACAGGCCGCCCCACCACCACCGTCAGTTCCGCCGAGCGCCCCATTCCGCTGCATTACTACTACCACCAGACGCCGGTCCACGAAACACTCGAGGAACTCCTCTCTACGCGCCAGGTGCCCGCCTATGTGGTGCACTTCAGCCAGATCGAGGCCATTGACCGGGCCCAGACACTGATGAGCATCAACGTGTGCACCCGCGAGGAGAAGGACAAAATCGCGGAGCTGATCGCGAATTTCCGTTTCGCCGCAGGTTTCGGCAAGACGCTCAACCGGCTGGTCCGGCACGGTATCGGCGTACATCACGCCGGCATGCTGCCGAAATACCGCAGGCTCGTGGAGCAGCTCGCCCAGGCGGGCCTGCTCAAGGTGATCTGCGGTACGGACACACTGGGCGTGGGGATCAACGTGCCCATCCGCACCGTGTTGCTCACCGCACTGAGCAAGTACGACGGCGTCCGCACCCGCCCGCTTAACTCCCGGGAGTTCCACCAGATTGCCGGAAGGGCCGGCCGCGCCGGGTATGACACCGCGGGGACGGTGGTGGTCCAGGCACCCGAGCACGTCATCGAAAACGTGAAGGCGATGGCCAAGGCCACCGCCAAGTTCGGTGACGACCAGAAGAAGCTCCGCCAGGTGGTCAAGAAGAAGCCGCCGGAGGGCTTCGTCTCCTGGGGGGAACCCACCTTCAAGCGCCTCGTGGAATCCGTGCCCGACCCTTTGACGTCCAGCTTCAGCGTGACGCATTCGATGCTGATGAACCTGATGGAACGGCCCGGCGACCCGTTTACCGCGGCCCGCCGGCTGCTGACCGAAAACCACGAGACCCGGTCGTCACAGCTGCGGCTGATGAAAAAAGCCCTGGGGATCTACCGTGAACTCCTCGCCGCTGAAGTGGTGGAGCGCATCCCGGCAGAAGAGCATGGCCATGACGGCAGGACCGTACGGCTCACCGTCCATCTGCAGGCCAACTTTGCCCTTAACCAGCCACTCTCGCCGTTTGCGCTGGCGGCCCTGGAGCTCCTTGACCCGGATTCGCCGTCGTACGCCCTGGACGTGGTGTCCGTGATCGAGGCGACCCTCGAAAAGCCCCGCCAGATCCTCTCCGCGCAGCAGAAGAAGGCCCGCGGGGAAGCGATTGCCGCGATGAAGGCTGACGGCATCGAGTACGACCAGCGCATGGCCATGCTGGAGGAAGTCACCTATCCGCAGCCGCTCGCCGAACTCCTGGGCGAAGCCTTCGAGGTCTACCGCAAGGCCGCGCCATGGGTGGGCGACTTTGAACTGGCGCCCAAGTCCGTGGTCCGCGACATGTACGAGCGGGCCATGAACTTCGGCGAATTTGTCCAGTTCTACGGGCTGGCCCGCTCAGAGGGCATTGTGCTGCGCTACCTCGCCGACTGCTTCAAGGCGCTGCGCCAGACCGTACCGCAGGACATGCTTCGGGAAGACCTTGAAGACCTCATCGCCTGGCTTGGCGAGCTGGTGCGGCAAGTGGACTCCAGCCTCCTGGACGAATGGGAGGAGCTGACGTCCGGCGCGATGCCCACCCCGCACGACGCTCCCCCTCCCCCGCCGCCGTCGCTGACGTCCAACATCCGTGCCTTCCGCGTGATGGTCCGCAACGAGATGTTCCGCCGCGTGGAACTGTTCGCGGACGAAAACGCCGCAGCCCTGGGCGAGCTCGACGGCGGCGCGGGCTGGGATGCCAACCGCTGGGAAGACGTCCTGGACGACTACTTCGACGAACACAACGACATTGGCACCGGCCCGGATGCCCGCGGTCCCGGACTGCTCATGATCACCGAAGAGCCAGGCCTTTGGAAGGTCCGGCAGATTTTCGACGATCCGGCGAGCAACCATGACTGGGGCATCTCCGCGGAAGTGGACCTGGCGGCCTCCGATGAAACCGGAACGGCAGTGGTCCGTGTCACCGACGTCAACCGGCTCTAG
- a CDS encoding ABC transporter ATP-binding protein, with product MLFGLMTRLLAGHKGAVTAIVALQLVQTAGNLLLPTINAAIIDDGIVAGNTPEIFRLGTVMVLIAAVQASAAIAAGYFGAVVAMKLGHQLRGEVFARIQSLSSQEMAAFGTQSLVTRATNDTQQIQSFAVLVFTMLVAAPVMAAGGVLLAWQQDMVLSSVVMVIMPILLLIMYLIVRRLVPLYRQGQELLDRTGELFREQIIGANVIRAFVRQGHETRRFAKTNSSLTGNNLQSSLLVAGMLPLIMIVVNLSSVAVVWFGGHRVYDGGMKIGALTAFIAYILQILLAIMMAMYVFMTAPRAAACAERLGAVLDAKPSVQDHKASQETRHGSALEGGSVTFRNVSFSYPGAENPVLEDISFTARPGTTVAIVGSTGSGKSTLLSLVPRFLDATAGTISIGGRNICSMPLGLLRRTMAVVPQLSHLFSGTIADNLRVAAPEATEGQLWEAMETAQAAGFVRALPRGMDTEVGQGGTNLSGGQRQRLCIARALLRRVPVYLFDDSFSALDFATEARVRDALEIALEGAVVIVVAERISTAAGAGQILVLDDGRLVAQGTHRQLLETSATYREIAESQLALDDAP from the coding sequence ATGCTTTTCGGCTTGATGACCCGGCTGCTGGCTGGCCACAAGGGCGCCGTGACCGCGATCGTTGCTCTCCAGCTTGTCCAGACCGCAGGCAACCTGCTGCTGCCCACCATCAACGCAGCCATCATCGACGACGGCATCGTTGCGGGGAACACGCCGGAAATCTTCCGCCTGGGCACTGTCATGGTCCTGATAGCTGCGGTCCAGGCGTCGGCAGCCATCGCCGCGGGCTACTTCGGGGCAGTGGTTGCCATGAAGCTCGGGCACCAGCTGCGCGGCGAGGTCTTCGCCAGGATCCAGTCGCTTTCTTCCCAGGAAATGGCAGCCTTCGGCACGCAAAGCCTCGTTACCAGGGCCACGAACGACACCCAGCAGATCCAGTCGTTCGCCGTCCTGGTCTTCACCATGCTGGTGGCGGCCCCCGTGATGGCGGCCGGGGGCGTCTTACTGGCGTGGCAGCAGGACATGGTGCTTTCAAGCGTCGTGATGGTCATCATGCCAATACTTCTGCTCATCATGTATCTCATCGTCCGGCGCCTCGTTCCCCTGTACCGGCAGGGGCAGGAGCTCCTGGACCGAACGGGGGAGCTCTTTCGTGAGCAGATCATCGGCGCGAATGTGATCCGCGCCTTCGTCAGGCAGGGACACGAAACACGCCGGTTTGCGAAGACCAACAGCAGCCTCACGGGAAACAACCTTCAGTCGTCGCTGCTCGTGGCCGGCATGCTGCCGCTGATCATGATTGTGGTCAACCTGTCGTCGGTGGCCGTGGTGTGGTTCGGTGGTCACCGGGTTTACGACGGCGGGATGAAGATTGGTGCCCTCACGGCCTTTATCGCCTACATCCTGCAGATTCTCCTGGCAATCATGATGGCCATGTACGTGTTCATGACGGCTCCGCGGGCCGCTGCCTGCGCAGAACGGCTGGGTGCCGTGCTCGACGCAAAACCGTCAGTCCAGGACCACAAGGCGTCCCAAGAGACCCGCCATGGGAGCGCCCTGGAGGGCGGCAGCGTCACTTTCAGGAACGTCAGCTTCTCCTACCCCGGCGCCGAAAATCCGGTACTGGAAGACATCAGCTTCACAGCCCGGCCAGGAACCACTGTTGCCATCGTCGGCTCAACAGGGAGCGGCAAGTCGACACTCCTGAGCCTGGTGCCCCGGTTCCTGGACGCCACGGCCGGAACCATCAGCATCGGCGGCCGGAACATCTGCTCGATGCCCCTGGGCCTCCTTCGCCGGACCATGGCGGTGGTGCCGCAACTGTCGCACCTCTTCTCCGGAACCATCGCCGACAACCTGCGCGTCGCAGCTCCGGAGGCAACCGAGGGCCAGCTTTGGGAAGCCATGGAGACAGCCCAGGCCGCCGGCTTCGTCCGTGCGCTGCCGCGGGGGATGGACACGGAGGTCGGGCAAGGCGGAACGAACCTCTCCGGCGGCCAGCGGCAGCGTCTCTGCATAGCGCGGGCCCTCCTGCGGCGGGTCCCCGTCTATCTCTTTGACGACAGCTTTTCTGCGCTGGACTTCGCCACCGAGGCCCGGGTCCGGGATGCCCTGGAGATTGCCCTAGAGGGTGCAGTGGTCATTGTCGTGGCGGAACGGATCTCCACCGCTGCCGGGGCCGGCCAGATCCTGGTGCTCGACGACGGCCGGCTGGTTGCCCAGGGAACACACCGGCAGCTGCTCGAGACGTCTGCCACCTACCGGGAAATCGCCGAGTCCCAACTGGCGCTGGACGACGCGCCATGA